Part of the Deferrivibrio essentukiensis genome is shown below.
GTACGATAGGTAACTTGCTAAGAATGCGAAGGAAATATGAAAAGAAAGAAGAGTGTACTCATGGCATAAGAGTGTAAAAAATGGGGTGATAGCAGATTTTAATATGTTGCAACAGAATAGTTTTTTAACTATAAAAAGAAAAAACCACGGGTTCGTCACCGCTACATTCGTAGCGTGAGAGGATTTGCCCGTGGGCTGCATTACTAAGTATAAGAAAAATGAGGTAAAATGCAAGCTAATTTTTCGACATCTATCAGAACATATTTATCAAACGATAGATTAACACCTTACGAGAAAATATTAAAAACAAAAGATGATAAAATAATCTTATCCCATTATATATGGAATATAAAGTTGTCAGAATGCTTTTATCCTTTGTTACAAATTCTGGAAATTTCTTTAAGAAACAGTATTAATAATGCAATTATTGATTATTTTGGATTTGATGATTGGTATGAAGATAAATACGGCATATTAGAAAAAAATGAATTAGTACTTGTATCAAAAGCTAAAGATGAAATAACAAAAAGGACTGAAGATTTGACAAAAGGTAAAATTATTGCGGAACTTAACTTTGGTTTTTGGACAAGTTTATTTAACAAGAGATATGATGTTAAATTATGGCATAAAATCATCAAAAAAGTTTTTCCTGATTTGCTAAGAAAAAATAGAAACCGCAAATACCTTTCTCGGAAACTCAATGAAATAAGGAAATTAAGAAATAGAATATTTCACCATGAACCCATATGGAATAATGTTGGATTAAAGGAGATTCATGATGATATCGTAGAAGTAATTGGAGGCATAGATACTCATATAAAAAAGATGGTGATACTTTTAGATAATTTTGATCATATTTATGATAAACAATTTCAAATAAAACAGATAGAAAGCCAGATAGGTGATTTGTTTATTAAGGAGGCTTGAATTCTTTTGGTATCACCCCATTTTTTTATATAATTGACATTTAGTCACAATAATAATGCTTCCAAGATGTTGCATATTATTTTCATCCAAAAAAGCAACAATAACAACAAAATGGAGGAAATGTACGGTAGATAACTTGCTAAGAATGCGAAGGAAATATGAAAAGAAAGAAGAGTGTACACATGGCATAAGAGTGCAAAAAATGGGGTGGCTGCAGGTCTAATTTGTAATGACATTTATTAAAAATTATATTATTAAGTCTTTATGAAAGAGATATTACTATTTTTAGTTGGCATTTTGACCGGGTTTGTTAATGTGATTGCCGGCGGCGGCTCATTTTTAACGATACCTCTTCTTATTTTTATGGGGCTCCCCCCTACCGTGGCAAATGGGACAAACAGATTAGGTATTTTTCTCCAAAGTCTTTTTGCTGTAAGAAAATTTCATCAATATGGTGTTTTCCCCGTAAAATTTGCGATTTTTGCGGCTATCCCTGCTACTTTGGGGAGCTTGCTTGGGGCATATTGGGCTACTATTATCAGTGAGAATTCATTTAAAAAATATCTTGCAATCTTGATGATAGTTATCACTCTAATAACATTGTATAATCCTCTTAATAAATTAAAGACTAAGCAGGATGAAGATTTTTCTTTAAGAAGAAAAATTGTAATCTTTATTGTGTTTTTTCTTATCGGAATTTATGGAGGTTTTATACAGGCAGGTGTTGGTTTCTTGATTTTGGCAGGTATGATGCTGACAGGGTATGACCTTGTAGCAGGTAATGCTGTTAAGACGTTTGTAATACTTATTTTTACACTATTTGCACTTGTAATATTTATAATGAATGCAAAAGTAAATTTTACCTTGGGGCTTATCCTCGGTGCTGGAAGCATAATAGGTGCTAATTTAGGCACAACAGTAAGTGTAAAAAAAGGGAATAAATTTATTCAATATTTTGTCACGGTTTGCATCATCATCTTTGCAGTAAAACTCCTCTTCTATAAATAACTAACTGTTAAGTGCTAAGTAGTAAGTAATTCGTAAACCGTGAGTCGTTATTCATAAATCGAGATTCGAATTTCGTTATTCGGCTTTCGGTTTACGTTTTGTAACGTTTACACGTTTTAACCTTGAACCTTGAACCTTGAACATAGAACATAGAACGTTGAACTTTTGACCTTGAACTTTCCTTCTTGATTTATTTCAAAGTTTGCTTATATATACCCCCATAGGGTATACAATGTGAGGCGAATATGAAAAGTTATAGTTTATCTGTAAAAGGGATGACTTGTGCGGCTTGCGCAAGAAGAATTGAGGTGATGCTTAAAAAGCTCCCAAACATACATAATCCAAATGTAAATCTGACTACGGAAAAGGTTGTCTTTGAAGCGGAAGATTCCGTTGAACTCAATGATATTGTTAATAAGATTGAAGGTTTGGGCTATGAAGTCGAGAAGGAAAAGGTAGAGTTTGATATTAAGGGGATGACTTGTGCGGCTTGTTCAAACAGGATAGAAAAGCAGGTTGCAAAAATGCCGGGTGTTTTGAGCTCGGTAGTAAATCTTACTATGGCCAAAGGGACTTTTTACGTATTAAAAGGTGTTCAAAATGAGACTCAAATAGCTGAAAAAATAACCAAACTCGGATATGAACCAAACTTGGTAAAAAATAAGATTTTGCAAGAAAGCGATAAATCAGTGAAAGAAAAAAGATTCAAGCTCACATTGTCCATTGCCTTTTCTATACCGTTTCTTTTGGCAATGTTTGATATGATGTTTAAATTGTATCTTATACCTGATTTCTTGTCCAATAAATATTTTCAACTTTTCCTTGCAACAATTGTTCAGTTTTATTGCGGTTTTCAATTTTATAAAGGGGCTTATGCCAATCTGAAACATTTTAGTGCAAATATGGATGTGTTGGTAGCTCTTGGTACATCAGCCGCCTACTTTTTTAGTGTGTATAATATCTTTGCCGGCGGGCACTTGTATTTTGAGACTTCGGCGATTTTAATTACATTGATACTGTTGGGTAAATACCTTGAAGAAAGAGCAAAAGGGAAAACAAAAGAAGCTATATCAAAGCTTATAGATTTGACTCCGAAGAAAGCAAGAGTAATAAAAGACGGAGTAGAAAAAGAAATTTTGACTGAAGAAGTGATAGAAGGTGATATTGTCATTGTAAGACCGGGGGAAAAATTGCCTGTAGATGGGGTTATCGTAGAAGGTGAAACATATATAGATGAATCAATGATTACCGGGGAGAGTGTTCCGGTTAAAAAAGGGGTCGGCGAAGAGGTTATCGGGGCGACCGTCAATAAGAACAATACTTTTAAATACAAGGCGACAAAGGTCGGGCAAGATACTATGCTTGCTCAGATAGTTAAAATTATTGAAGAAGCCCAAAGTTCAAAAGCTCCTATACAAAGATTTGCCGATGTCATTTCCGGCTATTTTGTCCCGACAGTTATTGGGATATCGATTTTAACCTTTGTCTATTGGTACTTTATTGGTAGCAATCATGACTTTAACTTAAGTATAATCAATATGGTGGCAGTCCTTGTTATTGCTTGCCCTTGTGCCCTTGGGCTTGCCACACCCACATCCATAATGGTTGGGACAGGAAAAGCAGCGGAAAGCGGGATACTTTTTAAAGGGGGAGAATACCTTGAAAAATTGCATAAGGTAACTGCTGTTGTGTTTGATAAGACGGGGACGATTACGATAGGTAAGCCTGTTGTGACAAATATTTTAGCTGAAGATAAAGATTTTACATTAAAATTAGCGGCATCTGTTGAAAGATATTCGGAGCATCCGATTGCTGAGGCTATAGTTAATCATTATAAGGGTGAGTTACTGAATGTGTTAAATGTAGAGGCTGTGCCCGGCAAAGGTATAAAAGGCGAGCTTGATGACAAGACTGTTTTGGTTGGCTCAAAAAAATTTATAGAGGAGCAAATAAAAGGCACTTTTGCAGATGAGTCAAATCCTACCGTTGGCACTAAGGTGTATGTTGCTCTTGACGGAAAATATTTGGGAGCTATTACCGTTAAAGATGAGATAAAAGCTTCTTCGGTAAAAGGGATAAATATTTTAAAAGATAAAGGGTTAAAACTTTATATGCTAACCGGAGATAATAAGGAAGTGGCAAATGAGATAGCTAAAAAAGCAAATATAGACAACGTAATAGCGGAAGTGTTGCCTGACCAAAAGGCTGATAAGATTAAAGAGCTTCAAAATAATGGAGAAATTGTGGCAATGGTTGGGGATGGTATTAATGATGCACCGGCGCTTGCCGTAGCCGACATAGGTATTGCAATTGGCACAGGTACGGATATAGCTATTGAGGCTGCTGATATTACTCTTGTAAAAGGGGATATTCTTGGGGTAGCAAAGAGTATCGAGCTTAGTAAAGCGGTGATAAGAAATATAAAACAAAATCTTTTTTGGGCACTTATTTATAACATTATTGGCATACCTATAGCAGCATCAGGTTTTTTAAACCCTATTGTGGCTGGAGCTGCAAT
Proteins encoded:
- a CDS encoding Abi family protein, which produces MQANFSTSIRTYLSNDRLTPYEKILKTKDDKIILSHYIWNIKLSECFYPLLQILEISLRNSINNAIIDYFGFDDWYEDKYGILEKNELVLVSKAKDEITKRTEDLTKGKIIAELNFGFWTSLFNKRYDVKLWHKIIKKVFPDLLRKNRNRKYLSRKLNEIRKLRNRIFHHEPIWNNVGLKEIHDDIVEVIGGIDTHIKKMVILLDNFDHIYDKQFQIKQIESQIGDLFIKEA
- a CDS encoding heavy metal translocating P-type ATPase, which gives rise to MKSYSLSVKGMTCAACARRIEVMLKKLPNIHNPNVNLTTEKVVFEAEDSVELNDIVNKIEGLGYEVEKEKVEFDIKGMTCAACSNRIEKQVAKMPGVLSSVVNLTMAKGTFYVLKGVQNETQIAEKITKLGYEPNLVKNKILQESDKSVKEKRFKLTLSIAFSIPFLLAMFDMMFKLYLIPDFLSNKYFQLFLATIVQFYCGFQFYKGAYANLKHFSANMDVLVALGTSAAYFFSVYNIFAGGHLYFETSAILITLILLGKYLEERAKGKTKEAISKLIDLTPKKARVIKDGVEKEILTEEVIEGDIVIVRPGEKLPVDGVIVEGETYIDESMITGESVPVKKGVGEEVIGATVNKNNTFKYKATKVGQDTMLAQIVKIIEEAQSSKAPIQRFADVISGYFVPTVIGISILTFVYWYFIGSNHDFNLSIINMVAVLVIACPCALGLATPTSIMVGTGKAAESGILFKGGEYLEKLHKVTAVVFDKTGTITIGKPVVTNILAEDKDFTLKLAASVERYSEHPIAEAIVNHYKGELLNVLNVEAVPGKGIKGELDDKTVLVGSKKFIEEQIKGTFADESNPTVGTKVYVALDGKYLGAITVKDEIKASSVKGINILKDKGLKLYMLTGDNKEVANEIAKKANIDNVIAEVLPDQKADKIKELQNNGEIVAMVGDGINDAPALAVADIGIAIGTGTDIAIEAADITLVKGDILGVAKSIELSKAVIRNIKQNLFWALIYNIIGIPIAASGFLNPIVAGAAMAFSSVSVVSNALRLKRWKFESSNE
- a CDS encoding sulfite exporter TauE/SafE family protein, with product MKEILLFLVGILTGFVNVIAGGGSFLTIPLLIFMGLPPTVANGTNRLGIFLQSLFAVRKFHQYGVFPVKFAIFAAIPATLGSLLGAYWATIISENSFKKYLAILMIVITLITLYNPLNKLKTKQDEDFSLRRKIVIFIVFFLIGIYGGFIQAGVGFLILAGMMLTGYDLVAGNAVKTFVILIFTLFALVIFIMNAKVNFTLGLILGAGSIIGANLGTTVSVKKGNKFIQYFVTVCIIIFAVKLLFYK